The Salvelinus fontinalis isolate EN_2023a chromosome 24, ASM2944872v1, whole genome shotgun sequence genome has a segment encoding these proteins:
- the LOC129821686 gene encoding complement C1q-like protein 4 → MGWTGALPCGKWDCECAIKSQPGCCCVANEMSNSKIAFSAEMRSRSDCFGPFTSNVPIRYYFISLNQGNGYNDALGTFIAPRAGLYSLSFTAYSNVGVDGERLYHKVQLMKNNEVVASVWEDNREDTEDNREDTEDSGTQSVLVSLRQGDKVYVELLSGRSLCGNTKEFNRFSGYQVYPFTQE, encoded by the exons ATGGGCTGGACTGGGGCCCTGCCCTGTGGGAAGTGGGACTGTGAGTGTGCCATCAAGAGCCAGCCGGGCTGCTGCTGTGTGGCCAATGAGATGA GCAACAGTAAGATTGCGTTTAGCGCGGAGATGAGATCTAGAAGCGACTGCTTCGGGCCCTTCACCAGCAACGTGCCAATCCGCTACTACTTCATCTCTCTCAACCAGGGCAATGGATACAATGACGCTCTGG GTACCTTCATCGCCCCCCGCGCCGGCCTCTACTCCTTATCCTTCACGGCCTACTCCAACGTGGGCGTGGACGGCGAGCGTCTCTACCACAAGGTGCAGCTGATGAAGAACAACGAAGTGGTGGCCTCTGTGTGGGAGGACAACCGGGAGGACACGGAGGACAACCGGGAGGACACGGAGGACAGCGGAACCCAGTCGGTGCTGGTGTCTCTGCGCCAGGGCGACAAGGTGTACGTGGAGCTGCTCTCTGGCAGAAGTCTGTGTGGCAACACCAAGGAGTTCAACAGGTTCAGTGGATACCAGGTCTACCCCTTCACACAGGAGTAg
- the ftr86 gene encoding finTRIM family, member 86, which produces MATAAWPEEEFVCSVCLETLRDPATLPCGHTYCLPCIQGHWDRNEAKGQCNCPQCRQVFTPRPSLAKSTVLVEAMEKLRRKGIQEHLYLSISSAPPSMPVYLEVCSDTGLRQRGMYPQLPVVSHRLCPQHQRPLELYCHDDKECVCDECCRHGHKGHRVVKSEEERKERQRELVPMQAETQRRIQEMEKELKEFPQAAQLRKSSVHALQKEGVELFSELVKSMELMGTEVGELLCTHEASIGCRSEGHIHKLEQELAQLRRKDQELSRLASMQDHICFLKNFFTLEPLTQNGGREGVGLGEEALVSEIQTVMEELRDGLKDLCKSSMAKIFQTVNDATLSPSQLFSGQAAGNGASTDNNQVATQNTASEVPSNPRLNTVNQVTTVGLANPEPKTREEMLKFCLNPTFDPNTAYRHLKLGDGDRKATLKAEKQNQPEHPDRFIYWRQILCREPLAGSPHYWETEWTGQKITIGVAYRDLGRKEADDSSRLGYNEQSWSLNWSGTCFSMWHAGKETQLSSTKARRLGVYLDQHEGVLAFYRISNNQAHLIHSLQTDFTGPLYPGFRFWSGVGASVTLCQLD; this is translated from the exons ATGGCCACTGCCGCATGGCCTGAGGAGGAGTTtgtgtgctctgtctgtctggagacgCTACGTGACCCTGCCACGTTGCCCTGTGGTCACACGTACTGCCTGCCCTGCATCCAGGGGCACTGGGACCGGAATGAGGCCAAGGGTCAGTGTAACTGCCCCCAGTGTAGGCAGGTCTTCACCCCACGACCCTCTCTGGCCAAGAGCACAGTGCTAGTGGAGGCCATGGAGAAGCTGAGAAGAAAGGGCATCCAGGAgcatctctacctctccatctcgTCTGCCCCACCATCTATGCCTGTCTACCTGGAGGTGTGTTCGGACACAGGCCTTCGCCAACGGGGGATGTACCCCCAGCTGCCAGTCGTCAGCCACAGGCTTTGCCCTCAACACCAGCGGCCCCTAGAGCTCTACTGCCATGACgataaggagtgtgtgtgtgacgagtGTTGTCGTCATGGACACAAGGGCCACCGTGTGGTTAagtcagaagaggagaggaaggagagacag AGGGAGCTAGTTCCGATGCAGGCcgagacacagaggaggatccAAGAGATGGAGAAGGAGCTCAAGGAGTTCCCACAAGCTGCCCAGCTCCGCAAA AGCTCAGTCCATGCCCTACAAAAGGAGGGTGTAGAGCTCTTCTCTGAGCTGGTGAAGAGTATGGAGCTGATGGGTACCGAGGTCGGGGAGCTGCTTTGTACCCATGAGGCCTCCATTGGCTGCCGATCTGAGGGCCACATCCACAAACTGGAGCAGGAGCTGGCCCAGCTCCGCAGGAAAGACCAGGAACTCAGCCGACTGGCCAGCATGCAGGACCACATCTGCTTCTTAAAG AATTTCTTCACTCTGGAGCCCCTCACACAGAATGGGGGCAGAGAGGGGGTAGGGCTGGGTGAGGAGGCCCTTGTGTCTGAGATTCAAACCGTGATGGAAGAGCTAAGAGATGGACTAAAGGATCTCTGTAAATCCAGCATGGCCAAGATCTTCCAAACTG TGAATGATGCCACTCTTAGTCCGTCTCAGTTGTTCAGTGGTCAAGCTGCAGGGAACGGAGCATCTACTGACAACAATCAGGTGGCTACACAAAACACAG CTTCCGAGGTGCCATCAAACCCTCGACTGAACACCG TGAACCAGGTGACCACTGTTGGTTTGGCAAACCCAGAGCCGAAAACCAGAGAAGAAATGCTCAAAT TTTGCTTAAATCCAACATTCGACCCCAACACTGCGTACCGTCACCTGAAACTGGGTGATGGGGATCGTAAAGCCACTCTGAAAGCAGAGAAGCAGAACCAGCCGGAGCACCCCGACCGTTTCATCTACTGGAGACAGATACTGTGCAGGGAGCCCCTGGCTGGAAGCCCTCACTactgggagacagagtggacGGGCCAGAAG ATCACTATCGGCGTGGCCTACAGAGACTTGGGCAGGAAGGAGGCTGACGACAGCAGCAGGCTGGGCTACAACGAGCAGTCTTGGAGCCTGAACTGGTCTGGGACGTGCTTCTCCATGTGGCACGCTGGGAAGGAGACCCAGCTAAGTTCAACCAAGGCTCGCAGGCTGGGGGTGTACCTGGACCAACATGAAGGAGTACTGGCCTTCTACAGGATCTCCAACAACCAGGCCCATCTCATCCACTCCCTCCAGACAGACTTTACTGGCCCCCTCTATCCCGGGTTCCGCTTCTGGTCAGGGGTTGGGGCGTCTGTGACTCTATGTCAACTGGACTAG
- the nudt8 gene encoding nucleoside diphosphate-linked moiety X motif 8 isoform X1, whose amino-acid sequence MINWQLESGVVTLEIHELREIPEERFENHCCSEEMFRSPQILALTCPVRTHRPLQLSGRDLNVPALPEQACQRWTGPKTGRSLCQGDGGEKAVSLASAISSQLVSRGTSCCGSCLLNVAPQHPLQKATPPNRPQLSQDSSFVSLKRTPRLPVLVACDPWKTTLLEHLDNSKVPECFSDLKCLLQRRQTDNGSQCLSAEEKVNVTFSVKSNSYIPVQSSKDIFHRLLAATPKLWTVDPQRSLSLQSRGLHQAAASCPEGALRECLSLVNEARCRQSLGPNVALYEKDVRGKRGSSEAQGNWASVLVSLCSVEGEPAFLFTLRSTALKGRHKGDVSFAGGKRDPSDKDVVDTALREAGEELGVTVATSQVWGVLKPLRDMSGMMIAPVLANHGPLEALSFKPNPAEVEEIFTLSLSHVCSPQNRGYTNFRTGERYGYTLPVIRNGKHRVWGLTAVALEHTLKLIMPP is encoded by the exons ATGATTAATTGGCAACTTGAATCAGGTGTGGTAACACTGGAAATTCATGAGCTGCGGGAGATCCCCGAGGAgcggtttgagaaccactgctgcAGTGAAGA AATGTTCAGGAGTCCACAGATTCTGGCCTTGACATGCCCTGTCAGGACCCACAGACCCCTGCAGCTGTCTGGCAGAGACCTCAACGTGCCTGCCCTACCTGAGCAAGCCTGTCAGAGGTGGACTGGACCCAAAACAGGGAGAAGTCTCTGTCAGGGGGATGGAGGGGAGAAGGCAGTATCCCTCGCTTCAGCCATTTCTTCACAACTTGTTAGCAGAGGCACCTCCTGTTGTGGGAGTTGTCTCCTAAACGTTGCACCTCAACACCCCTTACAAAAAGCCACCCCTCCCAACCGCCCTCAATTGTCTCAGGACTCTAGCTTTGTTTCTTTGAAACGTACACCACGACTGCCGGTGCTTGTAGCATGTGACCCTTGGAAAACCACGTTATTGGAACATTTGGACAATTCTAAAGTCCCTGAATGTTTTAGTGACCTCAAGTGCCTTCTACAAAGGAGGCAAACTGACAATGGTAGCCAATGTTTATCTGCTGAGGAGAAGGTGAACGTCACATTCAGTGTTAAAAGTAATAGTTACATCCCTGTTCAAAGTAGCAAGGACATTTTTCACAGACTGCTTGCTGCCACACCCAAACTGTGGACTGTGGATCCCCAGAGAAGCCTTTCACTCCAGAGCCGCGGCCTGCACCAGGCTGCTGCCTCCTGCCCAGAGGGTGCCCTGAGGGAGTGCCTTTCACTGGTGAACGAGGCGCGTTGCCGGCAGAGCCTGGGGCCTAACGTGGCTCTTTATGAGAAGGACGTCCGGGGGAAGAGGGGGTCCAGTGAGGCCCAGGGGAATTGGGCGTCCGTGCTGGTCTCTCTTTGCTCTGTGGAGGGAGAGCCCGCCTTCCTGTTCACCCTCAGATCCACAGCACTGAAGGGCAGACACAAGGGTGATGTCAG TTTTGCAGGGGGCAAGCGTGACCCCTCGGACAAGGACGTTGTGGACACCGCCCTGCGAGAAGCTGGTGAGGAACTTGGCGTCACTGTGGCAACAAGCCAAGTGTGGGGCGTGCTGAAACCACTCAGGGATATG TCTGGAATGATGATAGCCCCTGTACTGGCCAACCACGGCCCCCTGGAGGCGTTGTCGTTCAAGCCAAATCCTGCCGAG GTAGAAGAGATCTTCACCCTGTCACTCTCCCACGTATGCAGCCCACAGAATCGGGGATACACCAACTTCCGTACCGGTGAGCGATATGGATACACCTTGCCCGTGATCCGCAACGGGAAGCACCGCGTGTGGGGCCTCACTGCCGTAGCCCTCGAACACACGCTCAAACTCATCATGCCACCATGA
- the nudt8 gene encoding nucleoside diphosphate-linked moiety X motif 8 isoform X2, with amino-acid sequence MFRSPQILALTCPVRTHRPLQLSGRDLNVPALPEQACQRWTGPKTGRSLCQGDGGEKAVSLASAISSQLVSRGTSCCGSCLLNVAPQHPLQKATPPNRPQLSQDSSFVSLKRTPRLPVLVACDPWKTTLLEHLDNSKVPECFSDLKCLLQRRQTDNGSQCLSAEEKVNVTFSVKSNSYIPVQSSKDIFHRLLAATPKLWTVDPQRSLSLQSRGLHQAAASCPEGALRECLSLVNEARCRQSLGPNVALYEKDVRGKRGSSEAQGNWASVLVSLCSVEGEPAFLFTLRSTALKGRHKGDVSFAGGKRDPSDKDVVDTALREAGEELGVTVATSQVWGVLKPLRDMSGMMIAPVLANHGPLEALSFKPNPAEVEEIFTLSLSHVCSPQNRGYTNFRTGERYGYTLPVIRNGKHRVWGLTAVALEHTLKLIMPP; translated from the exons ATGTTCAGGAGTCCACAGATTCTGGCCTTGACATGCCCTGTCAGGACCCACAGACCCCTGCAGCTGTCTGGCAGAGACCTCAACGTGCCTGCCCTACCTGAGCAAGCCTGTCAGAGGTGGACTGGACCCAAAACAGGGAGAAGTCTCTGTCAGGGGGATGGAGGGGAGAAGGCAGTATCCCTCGCTTCAGCCATTTCTTCACAACTTGTTAGCAGAGGCACCTCCTGTTGTGGGAGTTGTCTCCTAAACGTTGCACCTCAACACCCCTTACAAAAAGCCACCCCTCCCAACCGCCCTCAATTGTCTCAGGACTCTAGCTTTGTTTCTTTGAAACGTACACCACGACTGCCGGTGCTTGTAGCATGTGACCCTTGGAAAACCACGTTATTGGAACATTTGGACAATTCTAAAGTCCCTGAATGTTTTAGTGACCTCAAGTGCCTTCTACAAAGGAGGCAAACTGACAATGGTAGCCAATGTTTATCTGCTGAGGAGAAGGTGAACGTCACATTCAGTGTTAAAAGTAATAGTTACATCCCTGTTCAAAGTAGCAAGGACATTTTTCACAGACTGCTTGCTGCCACACCCAAACTGTGGACTGTGGATCCCCAGAGAAGCCTTTCACTCCAGAGCCGCGGCCTGCACCAGGCTGCTGCCTCCTGCCCAGAGGGTGCCCTGAGGGAGTGCCTTTCACTGGTGAACGAGGCGCGTTGCCGGCAGAGCCTGGGGCCTAACGTGGCTCTTTATGAGAAGGACGTCCGGGGGAAGAGGGGGTCCAGTGAGGCCCAGGGGAATTGGGCGTCCGTGCTGGTCTCTCTTTGCTCTGTGGAGGGAGAGCCCGCCTTCCTGTTCACCCTCAGATCCACAGCACTGAAGGGCAGACACAAGGGTGATGTCAG TTTTGCAGGGGGCAAGCGTGACCCCTCGGACAAGGACGTTGTGGACACCGCCCTGCGAGAAGCTGGTGAGGAACTTGGCGTCACTGTGGCAACAAGCCAAGTGTGGGGCGTGCTGAAACCACTCAGGGATATG TCTGGAATGATGATAGCCCCTGTACTGGCCAACCACGGCCCCCTGGAGGCGTTGTCGTTCAAGCCAAATCCTGCCGAG GTAGAAGAGATCTTCACCCTGTCACTCTCCCACGTATGCAGCCCACAGAATCGGGGATACACCAACTTCCGTACCGGTGAGCGATATGGATACACCTTGCCCGTGATCCGCAACGGGAAGCACCGCGTGTGGGGCCTCACTGCCGTAGCCCTCGAACACACGCTCAAACTCATCATGCCACCATGA
- the mfrp gene encoding membrane frizzled-related protein has product MTDLTEVSVYSESSDIYQNVFCNPAFELEGEREEKVEGLSSAGTVMSPEPVKDPAANSRGVFSVCVMRLRDSWCSWGALVVSVAAVLLVAALGLALVLIFTQLKGQSVDGEVVSTNPLDLLTGDGLPRGLPTAPTNHSQRDSTVAPQPARYPTPEARCGGVLTDSEGSFSSPNHPGSYPPDSLCVWVIRARPPSLVQIHVSSLTIEGPSPCLFDWLELQEETEQPSVVTRFCGNVAPPTVNTNSSTVWVTFRSDGSIGGSGFTAQYHAITPEQKSCSREEFMCDHGRCILPVSVCDGQPHCHDLSDEANCSHKHKECGGQKTGPYGYLATPNHPKPYPHQQLCTWRISVEEGHVIRLSFRNFSLETQDVCEFDYVEVHDSADSGTGRVLGRYCGTSLPPELTSSGPQITVVFVADEGVADSGFNASYQAISLSERTCSPPQFACSSGECLHQEWLCDGWTDCADATDEHDCDNSTYPAFSSSCESIDVEMCQGLSYNLTSFPNIWLSIADQREAATLLRQYMVLTELACFQPLRRLVCGMFMPHCSPQGGVLQPCRSVCSWAEQQCSQALDVFTFSWPFNCHLLPDSQDPMECSSP; this is encoded by the exons ATGACGGACCTCACCGAAGTATCTGTTTACTCAGAATCCTCTGACATTTACCAG AATGTTTTCTGCAACCCCGCGTTTGAGCTTGAGGGTGAGCGTGAGGAGAAAGTGGAAGGATTAAGTTCTGCCGGTACTGTCATGTCCCCAGAGCCAGTAAAGGACCCAGCAGCAAACA GCCgaggtgtgttcagtgtgtgtgtgatgcgtctGCGAGATtcgtggtgtagctggggggccCTGGTGGTCTCTGTTGCTGCTGTGCTCCTGGTAGCAGCCCTGGGCCTGGCACTGGTGCTCATCTTCACAC AACTAAAGGGGCAGAGTGTGGATGGGGAAGTGGTGTCGACCAATCCCCTGGACTTGTTGACTGGAGATGGACTGCCTCGTGGTCTACCCACAGCCCCCACCAACcacagtcagagggacagtacagtggccccacagccagccagataCCCTACCCCTGAAGCTA gatGTGGGGGCGTATTGACAGACTCAGAGGGCAGCTTTAGCTCCCCCAACCACCCTGGATCGTATCCCCCGGACTCGCTGTGTGTCTGGGTGATCCGGGCGCGCCCGCCATCCCTGGTCCAGATCCATGTGTCCTCTCTGACCATAGAAGGACCCTCCCCCTGCCTCTTTGACTGGCTGGAGCTTCAGGAGGAGACGGAGCAACCTTCTGTTGTCACCAG GTTCTGTGGTAACGTGGCACCCCCTActgtaaacaccaacagcagcaCTGTGTGGGTGACCTTCCGCTCTGACGGGAGCATTGGAGGCAGTGGCTTCACCGCCCAGTACCACGCCATCACACCTGAACAGA AGAGCTGCTCCAGGGAGGAGTTTATGTGTGACCACGGACGCTGCATCCTGCCTGTGTCAGTGTGTGACGGTCAGCCCCACTGTCatgacctctctgatgaggccaACTGCAGCCACAAGCACAAAG AGTGTGGAGGCCAAAAGACTGGACCCTACGGCTATCTGGCTACTCCAAACCACCCAAAGCCTTACCCTCATCAACAG TTGTGCACATGGCGGATCTCTGTCGAGGAGGGTCATGTGATCAGGTTGAGTTTCCGTAACTTCAGTCTGGAGACCCAGGACGTGTGTGAGTTTGACTATGTGGAGGTGCATGATAGTGCTGACAGCGGGACCGGCAGAGTACTCGGACG GTACTGTGGCACTAGCCTGCCTCCTGAGCTGACCTCCTCTGGGCCCCAGATAACCGTGGTGTTTGTGGCTGACGAGGGTGTAGCAGACAGTGGCTTCAACGCTTCCTACCAGGCCATCTCCCTTTCCGAGA GAACATGCAGTCCTCCTCAGTTTGCCTGCAGCAGTGGGGAGTGCCTGCACCAGGAGTGGCTGTGTGATGGCTGGACTGACTGTGCAGATGCGACAGATGAGCACGACTGTGACAACTCAACCTATCCCGCTTTCA GCTCGTCCTGTGAGTCCATTGATGTGGAAATGTGCCAGGGCCTGAGCTACAACCTCACCTCCTTCCCCAACATCTGGCTGTCCATTGCTGACCAGAGAGAGGCAGCCACGCTGCTCCGCCAGTACATG GTGCTGACGGAGCTGGCGTGTTTCCAGCCCCTGCGCCGGCTGGTGTGCGGGATGTTCATGCCCCACTGCAGCCCTCAGGGTGGGGTGCTGCAGCCCTGCCGGTCAGTGTGCTCCTGGGCCGAGCAGCAGTGTAGTCAGGCCCTGGACGTATTCACCTTCAGCTGGCCCTTCAACTGCCACCTGCTGCCTGACTCCCAAGACCCTATGGAGTGCTCCAGTCCCTGA
- the si:ch1073-280e3.1 gene encoding complement C2: protein MYAVTLLLCAAFSFSSVKEVWMQGEDYGDYEDEQPQNCSIAEKIGGGNVSYSQAGTEGSVLTYHCKAGHYPYPVSQRVCSADGEWSTMRLANGRRVSRASCKEIMCPGQLQLDHGEFWPRKQWLKSGENQSFSCHSGFSLSGSAQRNCTSLGDWTGTIPVCDSQADDCKNPGVPPGALRSEGRFRKGEKVQYRCQMGLDLLGSAERVCLESREWSGSETRCQTQYAFDSPSAVAEAMGGSLSGVMDVMSPEFIKKNKGISFGRTLRVADGRMNVFILMDTSGSISKTHFNLARGAIADLIRKLDSYEIALNFQVISYASQAKDIVDIVSNEDEHVRSNVKRVLKRLAAFDHQSHGKQTGTNLYAALYRVYERMAILKERNETRFSETQNVILIETDGYSNTGGSPLAVLAKIRSLHGYSTSALDHTDDKLLDIYVFGVGDNVNKNELNLIASRKTHEKHLFILKDYKQLGEVFNSMISDKSVIMCGVAQEDESENQEEFGPTKKAYTRPWHVNVITTGAKSETCQGSIVTQNWILTAAHCFSAIRFGGKVDQEKVTVKHGYEGKVVAKVLSVIPHPQYNVDGLSHKNVKEFYDYDIALVKVEKIQLSWTARPICLPCTKPANRAMKMGPNSTCERHEKALLPMEETRAYFINKGATVKDAKRKQTHIHTGSKRPDCIKQAENTLLTPHNATLNEYVPDRFLCTGGSANHIDAVTCKGDSGGALFLLNRLRYFQVGVVSWGTKNVCEPQDSSDRPPPDARDFHISVFHLLPWLKQHLGTELEFLPMDD, encoded by the exons ATGTATGCTGTCACTCTGTTGTTGTGTGCGGCCTTCTCCTTCAGCTCTGTCAAAGAGG TGTGGATGCAGGGGGAGGACTATGGGGACTATGAGGATGAACAGCCCCAGAACTGTTCCATCGCTGAGAAGATCGGAGGCGGCAACGTGTCCTACTCTCAGGCAGGTACTGAGGGCAGCGTGCTGACCTATCACTGTAAGGCAGGACACTACCCGTACCCCGTCAGCCAACGAGTGTGCAGCGCCGATGGAGAGTGGTCCACCATGAGACTGGCCAATGGCAGACGAGTGTCGCGAGCCTCCTGTAAAG agATAATGTGTCCAGGCCAGCTCCAATTGGACCATGGTGAGTTCTGGCCCAGGAAACAGTGGTTGAAGTCAGGGGAGAACCAGAGTTTCTCCTGCCACAGTGGCTTCAGCCTGTCTGGGTCGGCTCAGAGGAACTGCACCTCTCTAGGAGACTGGACAGGCACCATCCCAGTGTGTGATAGCCAAG CTGATGACTGTAAGAACCCAGGTGTGCCCCCGGGTGCCCTGAGGTCCGAGGGCCGCTTCCGGAAAGGGGAGAAGGTTCAGTACCGATGCCAGATGGGTCTGGACCTGTTGGGCTCAGCCGAGAGGGTCTGTCTGGAGTCCAGGGAGTGGAGCGGCTCAGAGACACGCTGCCAGA CCCAGTATGCCTTTGACTCCCCCAGTGCAGTGGCAGAGGCTATGGGAGGCTCTCTGTCTGGAGTCATGGATGTTATGTCACCTGAGttcataaagaaaaacaaag GAATCAGCTTTGGTAGGACCCTGCGGGTGGCTGATGGTCGTATGAACGTGTTCATCCTGATGGATACCTCAGGCAGCATCTCCAAGACCCACTTTAACCTGGCCAGGGGCGCCATTGCTGACCTCATACGCAAG CTTGACAGCTACGAGATTGCACTGAATTTCCAGGTGATCTCCTATGCCAGCCAGGCTAAAGATATTGTGGACATTGTGTCCAACGAGGATGAGCATGTCAGGAGCAACGTAAAACGTGTCCTAAAGAGGCTGGCAGCGTTTGATCACCAAA GCCATgggaaacagactggcaccaacCTGTACGCTGCTCTGTATCGTGTGTATGAACGCATGGCCATCCTAAAGGAGAGGAACGAGACCCGATTCAGTGAGACGCAGAACGTCATCCTCATTGAAACAGATG GGTACTCCAACACAGGGGGTAGTCCCCTGGCTGTCCTGGCTAAGATCCGCTCCCTGCATGGGTACAGCACCTCGGCACTCGACCACACTGATGACAAGCTGCTAG ATATCTACGTGTTTGGTGTTGGGGACAACGTGAATAAGAACGAGCTGAATCTGATTGCCTCTAGAAAGACACATGAGAAGCACCTGTTCATTCTGAAGGACTACAAACAGCTGGGAGAAGTGTTCAACAGCATGATCA GTGATAAAAGTGTGATCATGTGTGGGGTGGCACAGGAAGATGAGTCAGAGAATCAGGAGGAGTTTGGGCCCACCAAGAAAGCCTATACCAGGCCGTGGCATGTCAATGTCATCACA ACTGGCGCTAAGTCTGAGACCTGCCAGGGATCCATCGTGACCCAGAACTGGATCCTGACCGCAGCTCACTGCTTTTCTGCCATCAGATTTGGGGGGAAAGTGGACCAAGAGAAAGTGACTGTGAAGCATG GTTATGAAGGAAAGGTGGTAGCGAAGGTGTTGTCTGTCATCCCGCACCCACAGTACAACGTTGATGGACTCAGCCACAAGAACGTGAAAGAGTTCTATGACTACGACATTGCTCTGGTCAAGGTTGAAAAAATCCAGCTGTCATGGACGGCGAG GCCCATCTGCTTGCCGTGCACCAAGCCCGCCAACCGAGCCATGAAGATGGGTCCCAACTCCACCTGTGAACGACACG AGAAAGCCCTGCTACCCATGGAGGAGACCAGAGCCTACTTCATCAACAAGGGGGCTACAGTCAAGGATGCAAAACGCAAGCAAACACACATTCATACTGGGAGTAAG AGGCCTGACTGTATTAAACAGGCTGAGAACACACTTCTAACTCCTCACAATGCAACTCTGAATGAATACGTGCCAGACAGGTTTCTGTGCACGGGCGGATCTGCCAATCATATAGATGCTGTAACGTGCAAAG GTGACTCTGGAGGCGCTCTGTTCCTTCTTAACAGACTGCGGTATTTTCAA GTGGGAGTAGTGAGCTGGGGCACCAAGAACGTGTGTGAGCCACAAGACAGTAGTGACAGGCCCCCTCCTGATGCAAGGGACTTCCACATTAGTGTCTTCCACTTGCTGCCATGGTTAAAACAGCACTTGGGGACGGAGCTGGAGTTTCTACCTATGGACGACTGA